The stretch of DNA gcgccaggcaggagcctctcctgcctacccctagcgctactttgtcattgcctccgccgcttgtcattagcggcggaggcaatgactgaactAACCGCCACGCCCCTcccacctcctcctgtgcattggcgcacatgcgccgttcggggggcagggaggtgggcggagtttgccgaccgggttgcctagggcgcccggtcggcttggcccgtccctgacaagaaatcctgttttttttgatagaggactcagcacagcgtttctgtgaatgcttatggctgtattcacgtagactgttctgataaagcttacttagcattGCAAGGGGAGAGCACCCCTTACTCTCTTAGTAGTTAAGCCAATGCCCAGCATTATTGCCAGGATACAGTAGTTGGAGTGAGCTCGGCAAAGCTCTGGCGCACAAGAATATTCCGGCCCTGCATCCAAATTTAGAGTTCTACAAGCCTCCAAGATCCAACCCAGAGGTGAGTTTGTGACTTTAATTATACaatagaaggaggaggaggaggaggagtaccATGGTGCTCGTGCATTTCCCTCCCAGGGATGGGTACCTGACCTTGTGCTGCTTATTGTTTCATTAGGAAATCCAACTGAATCTCAAGGCTCCGGGGCTTTTGCTGAACTGACTCTCAAATCCCTCACATCCTTCTCATGCCCCATTCGCTGTTTGGCGGATGCCGTTGGGATTTATCAGGCCTGTGACCTGAGATTAGTGGCTGAAAGTGAAGGTCACACACACCAGCCTCCCCCTTAGCCGTATAGCAGGATGGATTATAATTCCCTGCAGCCATCAACTATATGTTTAAAGGGCACCGCTCACAATTAGATGCGGCCAAATAAAGCCCTGACCactctttaataccggccacatattgaatccacgccTTGCATGGCTAATTAACAAATCAttgagatgcatgctgcagactgaactggttcatgtacagccatgcagcatgcatctatatgaattgctaattagccatgcaacatgtggattcaatatgtggccagtattaaaggggtgaggtggcaaccctagaacttGGCAGGACCCACACACAGACCAATAGGCTACCAGCTTGGCTGGGTGGGAACTGAACTGCCACCACTTTCCATAGAAGGACACTGAGCCCTGaaagacttaaagggacagtaagacCAAAAATGTAAAGTGTAGCAAAGCCCTGCAAAGGTAAaagtttgtgtttgcttcagaaagactactatagtttatataaacaaagctgctgtgtagccccgggggcagccattcaagctggaaagaaaagcacaggttacatagcaaataacaaataagctttctagattcccattgaattctacagagaatatctgttatctgctacgtaacctgtgccttttctcctgtttttccagcttgaatggctgcccccatggctacacagcagctttgtttatgtataaactatggcagtctttctgaggcaaacacacagcttttaccagttcagggcaacagtacattaacccattatccagaaagttccgaattactgaaaggccgtctcccatagactccattataagcaaataattctaaattttaaaaatgttttccttttctctgtattaataaaacagtaccctgtacttgatccaactaagatataattaccccttattgggggcagaacagccctattgggtttatttaatggttaaatgattcccttttccctgtaataataaaacagtacctgtacttgatcccaactaagatatgattaatccttattggatgcaaaacaatcctgtgagGTTTAAatgagccaaattacggaaagaccccttatccggaaagccccaggtcccgagcattctggataacaggtcctataccggtACCTTTACTAAAAACTGAAACAGAAGGTTTCTCTCTAGAATATTCTAGGTGCATTCTTTCCATCAGGCTGACGCCAGACTGGAACAGCTCGTAGGGGTAGAGGATTCGGTCATAGTGCAACTTCAGAAGAGAGCCTGTGCCTTTGCCTGGCTGGTATCCCATCCGATTGCCCACCTGAGACCATTTCTTCTCTTTAGTGACAACCTCAAATCCCCCTCACTGGAAACCACCTGGAGTGAAAAAGGAAAGAAGGTAACAGTCTACGGATGGCTCTGGGCAATAAGGCCCTTTCTGTTCTTTTAGAaaggtgtaattatataaacttcctgcagttatttaattacagtaaacCATTTAATCCTGGCGCAGAAGACACTGCAAGATGCTAATGCGTATGTTGTTTATCTGCAGAACCACCTGTCCCTGCACGCCCACCTTGCTCAGTGCATACACACCCAACAGCTTGCCATCCACCACTGGAATTCTGAGCGCGGAACCTTGCAGCTCCCAAAATTTTCCCAGCTGATCCAAGAAATCGAGTTTGACACGGGTCATTGCCTGGATGAAAGAAAATTCCGACAGTCAGGGTGCAAGCCTGCAGATAACATACTATACTAAAGCAAAGAGTAATGAACTTATAGCCTTACGActgctgtgaactacaactcccagcattctttatAGGTGGAAAGCTGCTGTAAATTGTCTACCCTAATTCTAACATCAAACCTGAAcacttatttctatatttaagttCTACAATACAATCAGTATTACG from Xenopus tropicalis strain Nigerian chromosome 8, UCB_Xtro_10.0, whole genome shotgun sequence encodes:
- the LOC101731330 gene encoding lysine-specific demethylase 5A-like, which codes for MTRVKLDFLDQLGKFWELQGSALRIPVVDGKLLGVYALSKVVSSEGDLRLSLKRRNGLRWAIGWDTSQAKAQALF